The region CTGATAATTTCTGGTCTGGTTTTACTGCTTATCTCTTTCTATCTCATCATCAGGTTTTTAAAACTGCCATCTTTTGAGCTTGTACCAAGGAAAAGGGAGGAAAAGATCTCAATAAATTTAGAGGATCCTAAAGGAACAGCTTACAGTGTGACATTTCTTATTCACAGGTATGATACACCTTACAACGAACAGCTTCTTAAAAGGCTTGAGAGATTCAAGTATAGAAAAAAGGTAGACAGGCTGGATAGGGAGACTGTAGAGCTGATAGAAAAATTTATAGAGTATATAAAAGAGTATGGGCATAGAGTTTAAGTATCTTTTTGCATCATTAATAGGGCTGATAGTTATAATCTGCGTGATTATATGCTCAATATATATAAAAAGTAGAAAGATTGTCCTTTTCCCCCATCTAAATCTTTTTGGAGAGCCGAAAAGGTTTATAGTCAGGTATATTCCTTTCCTTGTGATACTTTTAACAGTACTTGTGACTATCCTTGCGATGCACCCATTTGTTAAGGAACATCTGTACTCAGAGAAAAGGGTTTATAACATTATTATAGCCCTTGATGTGAGTAACTCTATGAAGGAGAAAAACAAACTGAAGATATCAAAGGAGATACTGAGGGATTTTCTGTTAAAAAGGGACGAGGAGGACAGAATAGGGATACTCGTTTTTGATAATCTCCCTTTCAGACTTATGCCTCTTACATCTGATAGAGGAGCTCTTTTAAGGGTTATATCCATAATAAGACCTGCTATGGTTGATGTTGGCGGAACAGCAATGTATGACGGACTTGTTGAGGCTCTGAACATGTTTATGAAAGATAGAAGGAACAAGATAATAATTCTCCTTACAGATGGTGGAGATATTAACAGTAAGTACACACTTGAGGATGTTGTGAGGTTCAATCAGGATATTGGGGCAAAGATATACACGATAGGTGTAAGCAGTGGTATGAACTTTTACGTTCTTGAGAGACTTTCCGAGGCTACTGGTGGGAAGGCATTTTTTGTTACAAAGGATTACCAGAAGGCTTTAAGATCTGTTTTTGATGAGATAAACAGACTTGAGCCTTCATACATTCAGGAATACAGGTTTGATGTTGAGAAGCCTGTCGATTTTTATATAAAGGTTGCTGCAGTTTTTGTTGTTTTTCTTATTTTATTAAAGATACTACTAACACCACTGAGAGAGAAGGTGAATGTATAGATTTTTTGTATTACTTTTCCTTTTTATAACGTTTTTCTCCTATGGTGATGTTCTTGAGTACAGGAAGGACGGAAGGACATTTTTAAAGCTCTATGTTGTTAAAGAATATCCGGAAAAACAGAAGTTCTATGTTAAAGAGCCTGTTCATGTAAGGTTTATAATAGGCCTTTTAAAAACGGATATAAGATCTGTTGAGGAAAATATTGATTTTATACTCCAGAATATAAAGATCCAGACATTGATATCTGAGAGGACTGTTATTTCTGATATACAGAAGAAGGTATCAGGTAAGAGGGTGATCGTTGATTATGTTGTTTACTTTATGAGGGATTATGATACAGATCTTCCATTTCTGATATCCATAGATACAGATAGATTAAAAGGGATGATTGATGATCCTGTTCTTGAAAGGCTAAAGGAGAGTTTTATAGTTAAAAGTGAGGATTACTACAGAATTGTCCCTGTTCCTAAGGATATAATCTATGTTGGATCGTTTGATATAAAAACAAAGTTTGAGGACAGGAAAGGATTTGGAACATTTTATATCATCATTGAAGGGAGAGGTTTTCCCTATCTGCCTAAATACTCACTGGTTGTAAAAAACGGTTCTGCGAAAAAAACAGGGTATACATTTGATCACAAACTTGAGAATGTCAGATCTGTCCAGAAATACAAGGTTGTTTATATGGATGAGCTTGAGATAAAACCTGTTAAGTTCAGGTATTTTGATCCATTTCAGGAGAAGATAGTTGAGAAAAAAACTGAGGAGTTTTTACTTAAGCCCGAGAAAAAAGAGGTTAAAAGTTACTGGGAGATGCTCTCCGAAGAGGAAAAGATGAGATACTACCTTTCAAGATTTAAGGAGCTTTACCCTGAGCAGTTCTATGAGGAAAGTCTTATCAGTAAGCTTTTCATATCCCTTTATAAGTATAGATATGAGATACTCGCATTTTTTGTTGTATTTCCTGTTTTTCTTCTCTTCTTTGTTGTCAGGTTTGGAAGGTATATATACCCTTCAGATATTAGAGAGATGATCTGTCTTAAAGGTAATAGAATTGAGGACTATAAAAAGGTTTACAGATATATCTCAAAGGATGTATACAGCTTGAAGGATCTGATCAGGGAGCTTGATGCTGTTCTTTACAGATCAAGATGGGTTGTTGAAGGTAAAAAGTTAAAAAAGGCTGTTTATGAGGATATTGAGATATACCCTGATCAGATAAAGGATATATTCAGAAAGATAATGCTGATAATACTTGAGGAAAGATCTAAAGGTTTTTCAAAAGGAAAAAGGTATCTTATGAAGGCTGTTTTTCTCGTTAGAGATTATGTTTATCTGATACTTCTTTTTGCATCCCTTATACTTATTTTTGGAGGAAGCTTTGTGCTTTCAGATATATTTTTCAGTTACAGGATGTTTATAATGATCTTTGCGTCTGTTTTATCGTTTTTTGTTGTGGTTTTCTTTTACTTTTTATCAAAACCAAGAATTAAGGTTGGTTAGATGGAAGGTTTTGAGTTTTTAAAGGCTGAATATCTCTGGCTTATCATTCCTGTTTTTCTGCTGTACATAATCTATGTTCTTATAAAGGGGACTGAAAAAGTTGAGATGGCTGTGTTCTCAATTATAGCGGTTCTTATTATCTTTACACTTGCCCACCCTGTTATAAAGAAGGGGTACAAAACTATATACAAAAAAGATACAGAGATAATGATCATGCTTGATCACTCTCTATCTATGGCTGTAGATGATATAAAACCTTACAGGTTTGAGGTTGCAAGGGAGAAGGTTATAAAGCTTATAAAAAAACTTTATGACGAGAAGATAGGTCTTCTTCTATTCTCTGATAGATCAGATATAGTATTCATGCCATACGAGAAAAAGGAGAAGATCTTACAGTATCTGAGGGATCTGAAGATACCTTTGAAGGGAAGTACAAACCTTTTAGATGCTTTCAGCAGTGCAAACTCTGCCCTTACAGGTAAGAGAAGGATCGTAATCCTCGTTTCAGACGGCGGTGATGAGGATATATCAAAGATAGTTCAGCTTGTAAAAGGTTCACAGCTAACTGTTGTATACTACGGGATAGGAACTGTAAAAGGTGGCGGTATACCAGGTTTCAATGCTGTATCAAAGCTTAATCTAAGTCTTGAAAAGGTTGCAGAAGTGTCTGATGGTATAATGGTAAAGGTCTCAAAGGACGACAGGGATATAAGGGAGATAACAGAGTTTATAAAAAAAATATCTGAGAAAACAAAGACAGAGCTTTTAAAGATACCTGATTATGCTGAGCTGACACCATACATAGCATTCCTTATACTGGGGCTTATTATGCTAAACTCAGCCTTAAAAAGGTTCCTTGCAGGTTTTATGATTTTCTTTTTCCTTACCTCACCTTCTTACAGCGGTGATATAAAAGGGGTTTTTAACTATATTCTTGGTGATTATGAAAAGGCTGCTGTTGAGTTTCTCAAGGAGAAGGATCCTGTATCACAGTTCAACGGTGCTGTCAGCTATATAAAAGCAGGAATGTGCGATAAGGCTCTCCCTGTCCTAAAAAATATTAAGACGGAGGATCTTGAGCTTGTTAAAAAGATTGAGTACAACATCTCATTCTGCTACATACTTGATGGGAAGTATAAAAAGGGAAGGGAGATACTTGATAAGCTTGTCCAGATATACCCTGAAGATCAGAAGATAAAAAAGCTTTACCTTTTTGCAAATATGGTTGTAAATTTAAATAAAAAGCCGGAGAAAAGGAAAACTGTAGTAGAGATAAAAGAAGACAAACCAAAAAGACATGAAAAATCCCAGATGGAGGTGGGAGACAGAAATCCGTGGTAAAAATTGACCAATGTTAAAGAATAAGTTTATAACCTCGCATAAATTTAATCTTAAAACAGGTGGAGAAGATGGACAGTCTAAAAAAGATAAAAAATGAGCTGAAAAAGGCTATAATAGGCCAGGAAAAGATGATTGATGCCCTTCTTATAGGTCTTATAACAGAAGGGCATATACTTATTGAAGGTATTCCAGGTGTTGCGAAAACAACAGCTGTAAAAACACTTGGTAAGATCCTTAACCTTGATTTTAAAAGGATACAGTTTACACCTGATCTTATCCCTTCAGATATACTTGGTGGGGAGATATACATAATAGAGAAGGATGAGTTCAGGGTTAAGAAAGGACCTATATTCACAAACCTTTTACTTGCAGATGAGATAAACAGAGCCCCTGCAAAGGTTCAGTCAGCTTTACTTGAAGCCATGCAGGAAAGGCAGGTTACGATAGGGGAACACACATTCTATCTTGACAGACCTTTTCTTGTTATGGCAACACTAAACCCTATTGAAGAGGAAGGTGTCTACCATCTACCTGAGGCACAGCTTGACAGATTTATTATGAAGGTGATCGTTGATTATCCATCAGATGAGGAGGAGTACGAGATACTAAAGCTCGTTGTCCAGAGGGAAGGTTTTGGAAATGAGGAAGGAAAAAAACCTGAGGAACCCCAGCAGGTTGCAACAAAGGAAGATATATTGGAGCTGAGAGAGAGACTTAAATCTATCCATATAGACAGGGAGGTTGAACAGTATATAGTAAATCTAACTATGGCAACAAGAAATCCTGAAAAATATGGGATAAATAAAGAGTATATAAGGCTTGGACTGAGTCCAAGGGCTACAATAAATCTTTACAAGGTATCAAAGGCTGTTGCACTCCTTAATGAGAAGGATTACGTAACTCCCTCAGATGTTCTCATGTATGTGAAGGAGGTTTTTAGACACAGATTTCTTATATCTTTCAAAGGTGAGGCTGAAGGCATAACAACAGATCATATTATAGATATGATTGTTGAGAAGGTTCCTATGCCATGAAAAAAGGCCGTCTTATAACAATCAGGGCTAAACACAGAGCCTTAAGTCTTACAGAAGGTCTCCACAAAACATTTACCATCGGGGAGGAGGATGACCTTAAAAGTGTCAGGGAGTATACTTACGGTGATGATATAAGGAAGATAAGCTGGATAATAACAGCAAAGGAGAGAAAGCCTCACATTGTTGAGAGGGAGGAGCTTAGAAGTCAGAATGTTATAGTTGTTATGCTACTTGATCAGGATATGCTTTTTAAAAATAAGATTGAGAAGGTGGCTGAGATTTACGCTCTTATAGGTTTCTCAGTTCTTTACCAGAAGGATAAACTTAACACGTACATACTGACGGACAGTGTTGATTACTATATGAAGCATAAGAACACACCTGTTATAGTTGAGGATGCTGTTGAAAGGATAATGAGCTTAAAACTTAAGAAGAAAACACTTGATCTTTCAATACTCCCTCAGGTTTTGCTGAAACATAAAAGATCATATGTGATACTTATAGGGGATTTCTGTTATCCTGTTGATCTTCTCCATATATCAAGGAAGCACAGAATTGCGATAATAAAGGTAAGGGACAGGGAGGAGGAAAACCCTGAGAAGTACGAGAAATACCAGCTTAAAAGTTTTGATGGGAAGAGAAGAATCCCTTTTTTGAGAAGGGATATGATAGGTACATACATAAAAAATCTCCACAGGATAGATTCTGATCTCAGGGCCTTTATGTTTAACAAAAGAATTCCCCACACAACAGTTTACACAGATGAGGATCCTTATATAAAACTCAAGATCATGTTTTCCTGATCTGGATTTCGTATATATTTTCACTTAAAATGAATAATTATTCATTTATTGGAGAAGGTGATGAGAAAACATCTCAAAATTCATCTTACAGGAGCTGTTCAGGGGGTCGGTTTCAGACCTTTTGTTTACAATACAGCCTTAAGACACAACCTTAAAGGATATGTTATAAATGATACACACGGTGTTGTTATAGAGGTGGAAGGTGAGGAGGATGATATAAACAGATTTTTGATATCATTAAATACCGAGAAACCCCCTTTAGCCCATATATTTTCACAGGAGATAGAGGAGCTTCCCCTGTCAGGATTTGAGGAGTTCACAATAAAAAAGTCTGAAAGTAAAGGAAAGAAAGAGGTCTTCATACTTCCGGATATATCGGTCTGTGACCAGTGTCTATCAGAGATGAATAATAAAAAGGATAGAAGGTACAGATACCCTTTTATCAACTGTACAAACTGTGGACCGAGATTTTCCATAATTGAGAGACTCCCTTACGACAGACCTAATACGACCATGAAAAAGTTCAGGATGTGTCCTGATTGTGAGAGGGAGTATAAAGACCCATCAGACAGAAGGTTTCATGCACAGCCTAACGCATGTCCTGTATGTGGTCCGCATCTTTCACTTTACAGCTCAGACAGAAAGTTTATAGCAGAAAGGGAAGAGGCTTTAAAGATAGCTGTTGAACTTTTAGGGAAGGGAAAGATACTGGCCGTTAAAGGTATAGGTGGGTTTCATCTTGTTTGTGACGCAACAGATGATAAAGCTATAGATCTCCTTAGAGAGAGAAAGAGAAGAGGTGAAAAACCATTTGCGGTTATGTTCAGAGATATAGATCAGATAAAGGATTATGCTGAGATAACACCATTTGAGGAAGCTGTTATTCTATCACCTGAAAGGCCTATAGTTATAGTAAGATCAAAAAAAGAGACAGGTCTGAGTAAAGGTGTTGCCCCATATTTAGACAGGATAGGTGTTTTTCTCCCTTACTCTCCACTACATCACCTTTTACTGAATGATTACGGTAAGCCTCTTGTTATGACATCAGCAAACCTTTCTGATGAGCCTATAGTGAAAGATAATGATGAGGCTTTTGAAAAGCTTTCAGTATTTACAGATTACATTCTTGTTCACAACAGGGATATAAGAAACAGGGTTGATGACAGCGTTGTCAGGATAATAGACAAAAAGATATCATTTATAAGAAGATCAAGGGGGTATGCTCCATTACCTGTAAAACTTCCTCTCAGACTGGAGAGGAAGGTTCTTGCTGTTGGCGGACACCAGAAAAACACCATAGCTATAGGATTTGATGATAAGGCCTTCTTGAGCCAGCATATAGGAGATCTTGAGACTTTAGATGCATGCAGGAATTTTGAGGAGATCATAAACAGATTTTTTGATCTTTACTCATTTCAGCCTGATGTTGTCGTTTCAGATATGCATCCAGCTTACCACTCAACGAGATGGGCAGAGGATTACACCGAGAAAAATAGTATTCCTCTCATTCAGGTTCAGCACCATTACGCACATGCTCTCTCTCTGATGGCTGAGAGCGGGATAAGAGAAGGTAAATTCCTCTCTGTAAGCTGGGATGGGACAGGTTACGGGACAGACGGTAATATATGGGGTGGTGAGTTTCTGTTGTGTGATTATGAAGACTTTGAAAGGGTTTACCATTTTGATTACTTCAGACTTTTAGGAGGGGAGAAGGCTGTTAAAGAGCCAAGGAGGGTTGCCCTATCAATCCTGTTTGATATGTATGGAAAAGATATTTACAGACTGTCTGAGGTTCAGACATTAAAATCTCTAACAGATAAAGAGATGGAGATTATGTTCAGAGTATGGGAAAAAGGGGTAAACAGTCCCTTATCATCATCTGCAGGAAGGCTTTTTGATGCAGCAGCATCAATTATCGGGATAAGACAGACTCTCTCCTATGAAGGTCAGTCAGGGATGATAATGGAGAATTATTACAGGTGGGATATTGAAGATCACTACCCTGTAGATTTAAGGGATGGTGTTATTGACTGGAGGCCTTTATTTGATGCACTTATAAATGACAGGTCTGAGATAGATATTAAGATCACGAGGTTTATAAACTCGCTTGGAAAGGTGGTATTAAGGATAGTTGATGAGTATAGTGATATACCTTCAGGTCTTACAGGAGGTGTTTTCCAGAACAGATTTTTAACAGAGAAGATACTGAGAATGGCAGAAAAGAGAGGGCTGAAGATCTTTACACATAAAAAGGTCCCTCCAAATGATGGAGGGATCTCACTTGGCCAGCTTTTAAAAGGTTAAACAGGGATGGAGTCCTTCGGCCTTTCCCTCTAATTTTCTGTTACCTTCCTGAAGGTAGTATCTGATCATCCCTTTTGGTGTTCCTTCTATCTTTACCCTGTAACCTCTTCCATCTTTGTAAAGTTTTTCAGATTTCAGATTAAGAATTATCTCACCAGCTTTGTTCTCATTTTTGTCAAAAAGCTCTAGAAGAAGATGATCCTTCCCAAGCTGATAGACCATAACACATCCATCTTTAAAAGATGGATACTCCTTTGAGACAACATCCTTAACAAAGACCTGGAGATCGTCTATCTTTTTCATGACAGCCCTCCCTTTTTGATTATAAGAACAATATAAAGATTTTTGGGAAATTTTCTATTCCGATCAGGCAGCTTTTCTTCTGTATATCTTTGCAAGTATCTTAGCTATCGCCACATAAAGATTTTCAGGGATCATATCACCTATCTCACAGCTTGAGTAAAGTGATCTTGCTAAAGGGGGATCTTCAACAACAGGGATATCATATTTTTTTGCTATCTCTTTTATCTTCTGTGCTATATGGTTTTTACCCTTTGCTATCACCTTGGGTGCTGCCATCTTCCCTTTTTCATACTTGAGGGCTACAGCGTAGTGCTCAGGGTTTGTTATAACAACATCAGCCTTCGGAAGTTCTGCCATCATTCTCATCATAGCTATCTCTCTCTGTTTCTTCCTGATGGCGGCTTTCACATGGGGATTTCCCTCATACATCTTTCTCTCTTCTTTTATCTCATGTTTTGACATCTTTATATTTTCTTCATGCTCCCACTTCCTGTATATAAAGTCTATTATGGCTATTGGTATTGATATAACAGCAAATGCGAGTATTAACATAATTATGTATTTAAAAAGAAAGTATATCTCATGGTTTAAGGGGAGATAAGACATATTAAAACTTTCAGATATTATCTTCATTAGGAGAAAGTATGCAACAACTGATGCGAAAAGAAGTTTTAAAAGATTTCTTACAAGCTCAAATAATGTTTTCATTGAGAATATCCTTCCAAGCCCTGAAACAGGGTTTAACCTATCTATCTTCGGGACCAGAGCTTTCCCAGATAGAAGAAACCCAAACTGGACAACATTTGAGAAAACACCTATGGCAAGAAGTATAAGGAAAAATGGCAGAACGAGAATAGCAAGTACCTTAACAGACTCGTAAATAAAACCTCTGTTAAGATCAGGAATGAGATGAAAAGGGTTTGAGAATGTGTGGTGGAAGTACTCTGTAAGAATGTTGTATGAAAAAGGGATGTATGCAAACATCATAACAGCAACTATGAGAAGTGATGCAGCTATGGGAATATCCTGACTTCGGGCAACCTGACCCTCTTCCCTTGCCTTCTGCCGCCTTCGGGGGGTGGCCTTTTCCGTTTTTGAAGGATCTTTAGCCATCTACTTACCCATCACAGTTACAGCTTTTATATACTCTTCGGACAGCCTTTCTATAACTGAAATGGAGAAATATATGATAAGAGATGTTCCTATAGCAAGTGATGCAAGTCCCACAAATATCTGTAGGGGAAGACCCACAATGAAAACATTTATCTGGGGTATAAGCCTGTTAATGAGAGCCAGAGCAACATTTACAATAAGAAGTATGAGAACAAATGGAAATGCTATCTTTAA is a window of Persephonella marina EX-H1 DNA encoding:
- a CDS encoding vWA domain-containing protein: MGIEFKYLFASLIGLIVIICVIICSIYIKSRKIVLFPHLNLFGEPKRFIVRYIPFLVILLTVLVTILAMHPFVKEHLYSEKRVYNIIIALDVSNSMKEKNKLKISKEILRDFLLKRDEEDRIGILVFDNLPFRLMPLTSDRGALLRVISIIRPAMVDVGGTAMYDGLVEALNMFMKDRRNKIIILLTDGGDINSKYTLEDVVRFNQDIGAKIYTIGVSSGMNFYVLERLSEATGGKAFFVTKDYQKALRSVFDEINRLEPSYIQEYRFDVEKPVDFYIKVAAVFVVFLILLKILLTPLREKVNV
- a CDS encoding vWA domain-containing protein, which translates into the protein MEGFEFLKAEYLWLIIPVFLLYIIYVLIKGTEKVEMAVFSIIAVLIIFTLAHPVIKKGYKTIYKKDTEIMIMLDHSLSMAVDDIKPYRFEVAREKVIKLIKKLYDEKIGLLLFSDRSDIVFMPYEKKEKILQYLRDLKIPLKGSTNLLDAFSSANSALTGKRRIVILVSDGGDEDISKIVQLVKGSQLTVVYYGIGTVKGGGIPGFNAVSKLNLSLEKVAEVSDGIMVKVSKDDRDIREITEFIKKISEKTKTELLKIPDYAELTPYIAFLILGLIMLNSALKRFLAGFMIFFFLTSPSYSGDIKGVFNYILGDYEKAAVEFLKEKDPVSQFNGAVSYIKAGMCDKALPVLKNIKTEDLELVKKIEYNISFCYILDGKYKKGREILDKLVQIYPEDQKIKKLYLFANMVVNLNKKPEKRKTVVEIKEDKPKRHEKSQMEVGDRNPW
- a CDS encoding AAA family ATPase, producing MDSLKKIKNELKKAIIGQEKMIDALLIGLITEGHILIEGIPGVAKTTAVKTLGKILNLDFKRIQFTPDLIPSDILGGEIYIIEKDEFRVKKGPIFTNLLLADEINRAPAKVQSALLEAMQERQVTIGEHTFYLDRPFLVMATLNPIEEEGVYHLPEAQLDRFIMKVIVDYPSDEEEYEILKLVVQREGFGNEEGKKPEEPQQVATKEDILELRERLKSIHIDREVEQYIVNLTMATRNPEKYGINKEYIRLGLSPRATINLYKVSKAVALLNEKDYVTPSDVLMYVKEVFRHRFLISFKGEAEGITTDHIIDMIVEKVPMP
- a CDS encoding DUF58 domain-containing protein yields the protein MKKGRLITIRAKHRALSLTEGLHKTFTIGEEDDLKSVREYTYGDDIRKISWIITAKERKPHIVEREELRSQNVIVVMLLDQDMLFKNKIEKVAEIYALIGFSVLYQKDKLNTYILTDSVDYYMKHKNTPVIVEDAVERIMSLKLKKKTLDLSILPQVLLKHKRSYVILIGDFCYPVDLLHISRKHRIAIIKVRDREEENPEKYEKYQLKSFDGKRRIPFLRRDMIGTYIKNLHRIDSDLRAFMFNKRIPHTTVYTDEDPYIKLKIMFS
- the hypF gene encoding carbamoyltransferase HypF, with the translated sequence MRKHLKIHLTGAVQGVGFRPFVYNTALRHNLKGYVINDTHGVVIEVEGEEDDINRFLISLNTEKPPLAHIFSQEIEELPLSGFEEFTIKKSESKGKKEVFILPDISVCDQCLSEMNNKKDRRYRYPFINCTNCGPRFSIIERLPYDRPNTTMKKFRMCPDCEREYKDPSDRRFHAQPNACPVCGPHLSLYSSDRKFIAEREEALKIAVELLGKGKILAVKGIGGFHLVCDATDDKAIDLLRERKRRGEKPFAVMFRDIDQIKDYAEITPFEEAVILSPERPIVIVRSKKETGLSKGVAPYLDRIGVFLPYSPLHHLLLNDYGKPLVMTSANLSDEPIVKDNDEAFEKLSVFTDYILVHNRDIRNRVDDSVVRIIDKKISFIRRSRGYAPLPVKLPLRLERKVLAVGGHQKNTIAIGFDDKAFLSQHIGDLETLDACRNFEEIINRFFDLYSFQPDVVVSDMHPAYHSTRWAEDYTEKNSIPLIQVQHHYAHALSLMAESGIREGKFLSVSWDGTGYGTDGNIWGGEFLLCDYEDFERVYHFDYFRLLGGEKAVKEPRRVALSILFDMYGKDIYRLSEVQTLKSLTDKEMEIMFRVWEKGVNSPLSSSAGRLFDAAASIIGIRQTLSYEGQSGMIMENYYRWDIEDHYPVDLRDGVIDWRPLFDALINDRSEIDIKITRFINSLGKVVLRIVDEYSDIPSGLTGGVFQNRFLTEKILRMAEKRGLKIFTHKKVPPNDGGISLGQLLKG
- the flhB gene encoding flagellar biosynthesis protein FlhB, yielding MAKDPSKTEKATPRRRQKAREEGQVARSQDIPIAASLLIVAVMMFAYIPFSYNILTEYFHHTFSNPFHLIPDLNRGFIYESVKVLAILVLPFFLILLAIGVFSNVVQFGFLLSGKALVPKIDRLNPVSGLGRIFSMKTLFELVRNLLKLLFASVVAYFLLMKIISESFNMSYLPLNHEIYFLFKYIIMLILAFAVISIPIAIIDFIYRKWEHEENIKMSKHEIKEERKMYEGNPHVKAAIRKKQREIAMMRMMAELPKADVVITNPEHYAVALKYEKGKMAAPKVIAKGKNHIAQKIKEIAKKYDIPVVEDPPLARSLYSSCEIGDMIPENLYVAIAKILAKIYRRKAA